A part of Gallus gallus isolate bGalGal1 chromosome 26, bGalGal1.mat.broiler.GRCg7b, whole genome shotgun sequence genomic DNA contains:
- the LZTR1 gene encoding leucine-zipper-like transcriptional regulator 1 isoform X2, whose protein sequence is MAAAGTPAGGAGRSKVAPSVDFDHSCSDSVEYLTLNFGPFETVHRWRRLPPCDEFVGARRSKHTVVAYRDAIYVFGGDNGKTMLNDLLRFDVKDCSWCRAFTTGTPPAPRYHHSAVVYGSSMFVFGGYTGDIYSNSNLKNKNDLFEYKFATGQWTEWKTEGRLPVARSAHGATVYSEKLWIFAGYDGNARLNDMWTIGLQDRELTCWEEIEQSGEIPPSCCNFPVAVCKDKMFVFSGQSGAKITNNLFQFEFKEKIWTRIPTEHLLRGSPPPPQRRYGHTMVAFDRHLYVFGGAADNTLPNELHCYDVDSQTWEVIQPSPDSELPSGRLFHAAAVISDAMYIFGGTVDNNIRSGEMYRFQFSCYPKCTLHEDYGRLWENRQFSDLEFVLGEKEERVRGHTAIVTARCKWLKKKIMQARERLKQKSKQDIEDEGQAVCQKDGIGGNVKLCRLQPLLEVPIREAEAQPFEVLMQFLYTDKIKYPRKGHVQDVLLIMDVYKLALNFKLSRLEQLCLQYIEASVDLQNVLIVCENANKLQLDQLKEHCLNFVVKESHFNQVIMMKEFEHLSSSLIVEIVRRKQQPPVRTHSDQPLDIGTSLIQDMKAYLEGAGIEFCDIILLLDGHPRPAHKAILAARSSYFEAMFRSFMPEDGQVNISIGEMVPSKQAFESMLRYIYYGEVNMPPEDSLYLFAAPYYYGFSNNRLQAYCKQNLEMNVTVENVLQILEAADKTQALDMKRHCLHIIVHQFTKDSIHQNVAGRLSSRCARNGLQVAKPPLPESATPP, encoded by the exons ATGGCGGCGGCCGGGACCCccgcgggcggcgcggggcgctcGAAGGTGGCTCCGAGCGTAGACTTCGACCACAGCTGCTCGGACAGCGTCGAGTACCTCACCCTCAACTTCGGGCCCTTCGAGACGGTGCACCGCTGGCGCCGCCTCCCGCCCTGCGATGAGTTCGTGGGTGCCCG GCGCAGCAAACACACCGTGGTGGCCTACCGGGACGCCATCTACGTGTTCGGCGGGGACAACGG GAAGACGATGCTGAACGACCTGCTGCGCTTCGACGTGAAGGACTGCTCGTGGTGCAG GGCTTTTACCACGGGGACCCCACCTGCACCGCGGTATCACCACTCAGCTGTGGTCTACGGGAGCAGCATGTTTGTGTTCG GTGGTTACACTGGAGACATTTATTCCAATTCCAACCTGAAGAATAAAAACGATCTCTTTGAATATAAGTTTGCAACTGGACAGTGGACAGAGTGGAAGACTGAAGGAAG GCTGCCTGTGGCGAGGTCGGCTCACGGTGCGACGGTGTACAGCGAGAAGCTGTGGATCTTTGCGGGATATGACGGCAACGCGCG GTTAAACGATATGTGGACAATTGGCCTCCAGGACAGAGAGCTAACGTGTTGGGAAGAG ATCGAGCAGAGCGGTGAGatccctccttcctgctgcaaTTTTCCCGTGGCTGTGTGCAAGGACAAGATGTTCGTCTTCTCGGGGCAGAGCGGAGCGAAGATCACCAACaatctctttcagtttgaattcaaggaaaaaat ATGGACGCGGATCCCCACTGAGCACCTCCTGCggggttcccccccccctccccagcgcCGCTATGGTCACACCATGGTTGCGTTTGACCGACACCTCTACGTGTTCGGCGGCGCCGCGGACAACACACTGCCCAACGAGCTGCACTGCTATGATGTGGACTCACAGACGTGGGAGGTTATCCAGCCCAGCCCCGACAGCGAG TTGCCCAGCGGGCGGCTCTTCCACGCTGCAGCCGTTATCTCAGATGCAATGTACATCTTTGGTGGGACGGTGGACAACAACATCCGCAGCGGGGAGATGTACAGATTCCAG TTTTCCTGTTACCCGAAATGCACTCTGCATGAAGATTATGGAAGGCTGTGGGAAAACAGGCAGTTCAGTGACTTGGAGTTTGTTTTGGGAGAG AAGGAAGAGCGGGTCCGAGGACACACTGCCATTGTGACAGCCCGCTGCAAgtggctgaaaaagaaaatcatgcaggCGAGGGAGAGGCTGAAACAG AAATCAAAGCAAGATATTGAAGATGAGGGACAGGCGGTGTGTCAGAAGGACGGCATTGGTGGGAATGTCAAACTGTGCCGCCTGCAGCCGCTGCTGGAAGTGCCCATCCGGGAGGCTGAGGCTCAGCCCTTCGAGGTGCTCATGCAGTTTCTGTACAcggataaaataaaataccctCGCAAAG GCCATGTGCAGGATGTGTTGCTCATTATGGATGTGTACAAACTGGCCTTAAACTTCAAGCTCTCTCGCCTGGAACAGCTCTGCCTTCAGTACATTGAAGCATCTGTGGACCTACAGAATGTGCTCATTGTGTGTGAAAATGCTAACAAGCTTCAGCTGGATCAGCTAAAG GAACACTGCCTGAACTTTGTGGTGAAAGAATCACATTTTAATCAGGTAATAATGATGAAGGAGTTTGAGCATCTTTCTTCATCCCTCATAGTGGAGATTGTCCggaggaagcagcagcctcCTGTTCGAACGCATTCCGATCAGCCGCTCGACATCG GAACATCTTTAATTCAGGACATGAAGGCTTACctggaaggagctgggattgaaTTCTGTGATATCATCCTTCTCTTGGACGGCCACCCACGGCCAGCACACAAAGCCATCCTCGCAGCCCGCTCCAG ttactTTGAAGCCATGTTCCGTTCTTTCATGCCAGAAGATGGGCAAGTGAATATTTCTATAGGTGAAATGGTTCCCAGCAAACAAGCATTTGAATCCATGCTGAGATATATTTATTATGGAGAAGTAAACATGCCTCCTGAAGACTCCCT CTACCTCTTTGCTGCACCTTACTATTACGGCTTCTCCAACAACAGGCTGCAAGCATACTGCAAGCAGAATCTGGAAATGAATGTTACGGTGGAGAACGTGCTCCAG aTTTTGGAGGCAGCTGACAAGACCCAGGCCCTGGACATGAAGAGGCACTGCCTGCACATCATTGTTCACCAGTTCACCAAG GACAGTATTCATCAAAATGTGGCTGGAAGGCTGTCAAGCAGATGTGCAAGAAATG
- the LZTR1 gene encoding leucine-zipper-like transcriptional regulator 1 isoform X1, translating to MAAAGTPAGGAGRSKVAPSVDFDHSCSDSVEYLTLNFGPFETVHRWRRLPPCDEFVGARRSKHTVVAYRDAIYVFGGDNGKTMLNDLLRFDVKDCSWCRAFTTGTPPAPRYHHSAVVYGSSMFVFGGYTGDIYSNSNLKNKNDLFEYKFATGQWTEWKTEGRLPVARSAHGATVYSEKLWIFAGYDGNARLNDMWTIGLQDRELTCWEEIEQSGEIPPSCCNFPVAVCKDKMFVFSGQSGAKITNNLFQFEFKEKIWTRIPTEHLLRGSPPPPQRRYGHTMVAFDRHLYVFGGAADNTLPNELHCYDVDSQTWEVIQPSPDSELPSGRLFHAAAVISDAMYIFGGTVDNNIRSGEMYRFQFSCYPKCTLHEDYGRLWENRQFSDLEFVLGEKEERVRGHTAIVTARCKWLKKKIMQARERLKQKSKQDIEDEGQAVCQKDGIGGNVKLCRLQPLLEVPIREAEAQPFEVLMQFLYTDKIKYPRKGHVQDVLLIMDVYKLALNFKLSRLEQLCLQYIEASVDLQNVLIVCENANKLQLDQLKEHCLNFVVKESHFNQVIMMKEFEHLSSSLIVEIVRRKQQPPVRTHSDQPLDIGTSLIQDMKAYLEGAGIEFCDIILLLDGHPRPAHKAILAARSSYFEAMFRSFMPEDGQVNISIGEMVPSKQAFESMLRYIYYGEVNMPPEDSLYLFAAPYYYGFSNNRLQAYCKQNLEMNVTVENVLQILEAADKTQALDMKRHCLHIIVHQFTKVSKLPNLRSLSQPLLLDIIESLANHISDKQCAELGSDI from the exons ATGGCGGCGGCCGGGACCCccgcgggcggcgcggggcgctcGAAGGTGGCTCCGAGCGTAGACTTCGACCACAGCTGCTCGGACAGCGTCGAGTACCTCACCCTCAACTTCGGGCCCTTCGAGACGGTGCACCGCTGGCGCCGCCTCCCGCCCTGCGATGAGTTCGTGGGTGCCCG GCGCAGCAAACACACCGTGGTGGCCTACCGGGACGCCATCTACGTGTTCGGCGGGGACAACGG GAAGACGATGCTGAACGACCTGCTGCGCTTCGACGTGAAGGACTGCTCGTGGTGCAG GGCTTTTACCACGGGGACCCCACCTGCACCGCGGTATCACCACTCAGCTGTGGTCTACGGGAGCAGCATGTTTGTGTTCG GTGGTTACACTGGAGACATTTATTCCAATTCCAACCTGAAGAATAAAAACGATCTCTTTGAATATAAGTTTGCAACTGGACAGTGGACAGAGTGGAAGACTGAAGGAAG GCTGCCTGTGGCGAGGTCGGCTCACGGTGCGACGGTGTACAGCGAGAAGCTGTGGATCTTTGCGGGATATGACGGCAACGCGCG GTTAAACGATATGTGGACAATTGGCCTCCAGGACAGAGAGCTAACGTGTTGGGAAGAG ATCGAGCAGAGCGGTGAGatccctccttcctgctgcaaTTTTCCCGTGGCTGTGTGCAAGGACAAGATGTTCGTCTTCTCGGGGCAGAGCGGAGCGAAGATCACCAACaatctctttcagtttgaattcaaggaaaaaat ATGGACGCGGATCCCCACTGAGCACCTCCTGCggggttcccccccccctccccagcgcCGCTATGGTCACACCATGGTTGCGTTTGACCGACACCTCTACGTGTTCGGCGGCGCCGCGGACAACACACTGCCCAACGAGCTGCACTGCTATGATGTGGACTCACAGACGTGGGAGGTTATCCAGCCCAGCCCCGACAGCGAG TTGCCCAGCGGGCGGCTCTTCCACGCTGCAGCCGTTATCTCAGATGCAATGTACATCTTTGGTGGGACGGTGGACAACAACATCCGCAGCGGGGAGATGTACAGATTCCAG TTTTCCTGTTACCCGAAATGCACTCTGCATGAAGATTATGGAAGGCTGTGGGAAAACAGGCAGTTCAGTGACTTGGAGTTTGTTTTGGGAGAG AAGGAAGAGCGGGTCCGAGGACACACTGCCATTGTGACAGCCCGCTGCAAgtggctgaaaaagaaaatcatgcaggCGAGGGAGAGGCTGAAACAG AAATCAAAGCAAGATATTGAAGATGAGGGACAGGCGGTGTGTCAGAAGGACGGCATTGGTGGGAATGTCAAACTGTGCCGCCTGCAGCCGCTGCTGGAAGTGCCCATCCGGGAGGCTGAGGCTCAGCCCTTCGAGGTGCTCATGCAGTTTCTGTACAcggataaaataaaataccctCGCAAAG GCCATGTGCAGGATGTGTTGCTCATTATGGATGTGTACAAACTGGCCTTAAACTTCAAGCTCTCTCGCCTGGAACAGCTCTGCCTTCAGTACATTGAAGCATCTGTGGACCTACAGAATGTGCTCATTGTGTGTGAAAATGCTAACAAGCTTCAGCTGGATCAGCTAAAG GAACACTGCCTGAACTTTGTGGTGAAAGAATCACATTTTAATCAGGTAATAATGATGAAGGAGTTTGAGCATCTTTCTTCATCCCTCATAGTGGAGATTGTCCggaggaagcagcagcctcCTGTTCGAACGCATTCCGATCAGCCGCTCGACATCG GAACATCTTTAATTCAGGACATGAAGGCTTACctggaaggagctgggattgaaTTCTGTGATATCATCCTTCTCTTGGACGGCCACCCACGGCCAGCACACAAAGCCATCCTCGCAGCCCGCTCCAG ttactTTGAAGCCATGTTCCGTTCTTTCATGCCAGAAGATGGGCAAGTGAATATTTCTATAGGTGAAATGGTTCCCAGCAAACAAGCATTTGAATCCATGCTGAGATATATTTATTATGGAGAAGTAAACATGCCTCCTGAAGACTCCCT CTACCTCTTTGCTGCACCTTACTATTACGGCTTCTCCAACAACAGGCTGCAAGCATACTGCAAGCAGAATCTGGAAATGAATGTTACGGTGGAGAACGTGCTCCAG aTTTTGGAGGCAGCTGACAAGACCCAGGCCCTGGACATGAAGAGGCACTGCCTGCACATCATTGTTCACCAGTTCACCAAG